The following nucleotide sequence is from Planifilum fimeticola.
TCTTTACCGGAGCGGGACTCTTGTTTGCGGTAGTCGTCGTTCTGGGCGTCTGGCTGCTTCTGTAAGGGATGAAGGCGTTGACGAATTGCGGAGTGCCCCGGAGAAAGTTTTCTTCGGGGTCTTCCTTTGTCTTGAAGGTTTTTCCGCAGTGCGTGTCGAAAGGGAGGTGACGTGGAATGAAAAAGGCGCTTTTGGGTCTTCTTCTGTTTCTCCTGTTGGTCGGTTGTTCCGGTCAGGACGATTTGCCCTCCCAGCCCTCCGATAAAGAAGCGCAGGGGCCGTCGCAGGAGAGCCTCGCCGCCCTGTCGGAAGAGGCCGAAAAAGTGGAGGTCGATCTGCCCGATTTTGTGCGAGAAGCGCACCCGACGGCGCAGGAGACCTACAAGTTGGCGTACGCCCACCAGGATGTGCTCAAATATATGCCCTGTTTCTGCGGCTGCGGAGACACCGGGCATGAACACAACCTTCACTGCTTTATCCAGGATGTGAAATCGAACGGGGAAGTGGTCTGGGACCGGATGGGCTACACCTGAGGGATCTGCATCAACATCGCGCGTGACGCGATTGCCATGCATCGTGAAGGAAAGTCCTTGACCGAAATCCGGAAAATCATCGACGAACAATACGGGTCCCAGGGAACACCGACGCCGACGCCGAAGCCTCCCAAAACCTCCGAGGAGTGATCTCTCCATGCAACAGCGGAGCTCCTGGTTTCGTTTTTCGACGCCGTCGCTGGTATTGATTCCCGTGGCGGTGGGCATCAACTATGTCGGCAAGCTTTTTGCCAGCACCTTGAAACTCCCGTTGTGGCTGGACTCGATCGGTACCGTGCTGGCCGGGATGCTGGCGGGACCCGTCGTCGGCGCCCTGTCGGGGGCCATCAACAACGTGATTTACGGTCTGACCGCCGATCCGATCTCCTTCGTATACGGTTTGACCAGCATTTTTATCGGGCTGGTGGCCGGAATCATGGCATTCAAGGGTTGGATCGACGGATGGGGCAAAGCCCTTGTCGTCGGTTTGGCCGTCGGCTTCACGGCGACGGTGGTCTCCACTCCCCTCAACGTGTGGTTTTGGGGAGGACAGACCGGAAATTTTTGGGGTGACGCCCTCTTTGCGGCGGTTTTGGCCCAGACGAATTCCGTTTGGCTTGCTTCCTTTCTGGACGAAGTGGTGGTGGACGTGCCCGACAAGCTTTTGACCGTCCTCGCGGCCTACGCCCTTTTCAGGAGCCTTCCGAAAAACATCAAGCAGCTCTACACCGGGAGCGGCGAATTGGAATCCTTGGACTGAAATCGGGGAACGTGCGATGAAAACCTTCAGCCTGTACGTGGAGAAAGATTCCCTGATTCATCGGATCGATCCGATCAACAAGATCCTCTATATTCTCACCGCCGTATCCGTTCCCTGGATCCTGCCGTCGATGGCGGTTTCTTTTCTTTGGATGCTGATCAGCCTCGCCCTGCTGGCCGCGGCGAGGGTGATCCGGCAATCCTTTCCCGTGTTCGCCTTTGTTTTTCTGGTGCTGATCACGGTGGTTTTGATCCAGGGGTGGTTTTATCCGGGCAACCGGACGCCGCTGTTCGGCGCGGAACCCTTCGTCTTTTACGCAGAAGGCCTGATGAACGCGCTTCGAATCGTGGTCCGGGTGATCAACATCGTGGCGGCCTTTCTGCTGTTGGTGCTGACCACCAAGCCCGCCGACCTCGTGGAAGAACTGGTTCGAAGGGGTCTGTCCCCCCGCCTGGGATACGTGCTCGATTCCATTTTTCAGATCCTTCCGCAGATGGTCAAGACCACCCGGACCATCATGGATGCACAGCGCTCCAGGGGCTTGGAGACGGAAGGAAACCTGTGGGTGCGGGTGAAAGCGTTTCTGCCCCTGATCGGTCCCGTCGTGATGAGCTCGCTGATTCACGCCAAGGAGAGGGCATTGGCGCTGGAAGTGAGAGGGTTCCACTTCGAAGGCGAAAGGACCTGGTTGAGGGAGAAAAGGGAATATCCCTACAGCCGCGCTCTTCGTGCCGGGCTGCTTTTGGTGCTGGGCCTGGCCGTTGTCTGGAGGGTCCTGGGATGAAGAAGATCATCGTGGAGCATCTGAAATACCGCTATCCGCAAGCGGAGAATCTGGCCCTGGACGATCTGTCCTTCGAAGTGGACGAGGGGGAGATGGTCGGCATCATCGGGCGGAACGGCGCAGGCAAGTCCACCCTCTGCCAGGCCCTCGTCGGACTGGTTCCCCATTTTTACCGCGGCGCCTATGGGGGCAAAGTGACCGTCGCGGGCCTGGAAGTCATGAGAAGCAGCGTGAGCCGGCTCTCCACCAAGGTGGGAATTGTTTTTCAAAATCCCTTCACGCAGGTGACGGGATCCAAGTGGACGGTCTACGAAGAGGTGGCCTTCGGACTGGAAAACATGGGCGTCCCCCGGAAAGAGATGATCGAGCGGGTCGATTACGCCCTCCACCTCCTGGGATTGGAGGATTGCAAGGATCGCAATCCCTTCGATCTGTCCGGCGGCCAGACGCAGCGGTTGGCCATCGCCGGCGTCATCGCCCTGAAACCGGAAATCATCGTACTGGATGAACCCACCTCCCAGTTGGATCCCCGGGGAACCGAAGAGGTTTTTCGGGCCATCCATCGCCTGAGCGAAGAAGGAATGACCGTCGTTCTGGTGGAGCACAAAATGGAGAAGATCGCCCGCTATTGCAACCGGGTGATGCTTCTCGACGAAGGGAAGCTGATCCAATTTGCCTCTCCGGCGTCGGTATTTTCCCGGGAGGATCTGACGCGATACGGCGTCGCGCCTCCGGTGTACACCCGCGTCTGCCGGGAGCTGGACGCAAAGAGGGAAGGAAGTCCTCATTTTCCTGTGACGTTGGAGGAGGCCCGCGAGGTGTTGAAGGGAAGATGACCCGGATATCCGTAAAGGATCTGGCCTTTTCCTACCGGCCGGGTGAAGAGGTTCTCAAGGGGATCACGTTGGACTTTGACGGGCGGTCGACGGCCATCATCGGTCAAAACGGGTCCGGTAAGACGACCTTCGTGAAGCTGTTGAAGGGATTGCTGAAGCCCACGAGGGGAGAGATTCACATCCTCGGCCGCCCGGTGAGCGAAATGACTGCGGCGGCTCTGGCGCCGTACATCGGACTGGTGTTTCAAAATCCCAACGACCAGATTTTCAAGTCGACGGTGCTGGACGAGGTGATGTTCGGGCCGCTGAACATCGGCGTAGATCCGAAAAGGGCGAAGGAGAAAGCCCTTCATGCTTTGCAGATGGTCGGCCTGGCGGAAAGGGCCGCGGAAAACCCCCAGGATTTGAGTTTGTCGGAGAAGAAACTGGTCTGCATCGCCTCCATCGTCGCCATGGAACCGGAAATCCTCATCCTGGACGAGCCGACGATTGCCCAGGATCATGCGGGGACAGCGACCGTCCGGCGGGTGATCGGAAGGCTCAAGGAGCAGGGGAAACTGGTGATGACCATCATCCACGATATGGATTTCGTTGCGGAGAACTTCGAACGGGTGATCATTCTGCACCGGGGAACCGTACTCGCGGACGGCGATCCGCGGGAGATTTTTTCCCGAAGGGAGCTGCTCGAGAGGGCGGGTCTCGGGGTGCCTCACATCACCCGGTTGGGTTGGAGTCTCGGGCGTACAAAGACCTATCTCACCGAAGCGGAGTTTATCCGCTCGATGCGCGGAGAGGGAGCCGCAGACAGATAAAGGTCGGCGTCGGGGCTGGGGAGACCGGAGCGTCGCAGGTTTGCGTCGGCTGGGCTGGTTTTCACTGAACCGGCCGTTTTATTTTTTCACGGAAATGTCTTATCCGGGTCGAGGACGGGCAGCGCCGGCGTCCGGCCTGCGGCTTGTTCGACAAGCGGGCGGTCCATTTTCTTTTGTTCGGTTTCGAATATTCTTTCCAATCTTTTGGTTCCCCTGTTATACTGGAAAAGGAAGACAAGCGCTGTCTTCCCCGAATACGGGAAATTTCGAGGAGGGTATCATGGCGCGGATTGAATCGTTTCTTTCCACCCGTCTGTTCCTTTATCCCAGACAGGCGGGCGGCCGGCTGTATTTCCTGAGCAATTTGAGCGGCCGTCTCAGCCTGTACGCGATGGACGAAGGCGGGAGCGTACCCGAACCGCTTCTGCCCGCCGACATCGCCCTGCAAAATCCGAAGTTGATCGGGGGAGAACCGTACGCCGTTTTTCCGGAACTGGGCAAAATCCTGGTGATGATCGACAAAGACGGCGACGAGAATTATCAGCCCATGCTCATACCCGTGGAGGGAGGATTTCCCGAACCGGCCTTCGGCGATGTTTTCGACGGATGGCGCGTCCATATGCGGAAGAGCGATTCGGAACGAAACATCGTCTACCTGAACGCAGAATCCCGGTCGGAGTCCCTCCACGTGGCCTGGAGAGGTCGGCTGGATACGGGGGCCTTGGAAAAGCTGGGCGAAAGCAAGTGGGATGCCTGGATTGCCGGGGTGAACGCCGACCACACGAAAGCCATCCTGCTGGACAGCTATACGTTGGGAGACCACGTCCTCCATCTGTGGAGGGAAGGGGAAGGGTTTTCACTGCTTTACGGAAAACCGCTGGAGGAACGCGCCGAAGGGGAAGAGATTCCTCCGAACGCCATCCATGCCTGCCACTTCACGGCGGGGGACCGGGGGCTGCTCTTCCTCACCGCCCTGCATGAGGATACCTACGGGCTCGGCTATTTGGACCTGAAGGACCCCCGGGAGGTGAAACCCGTCGAGACGGTCGGCACGGTGCACGAGGGCCGGGGAGAGATGGACACCCTGGAGCACCTGGGGGACGACCGCTACCTGGTCGGCTTCAACATCGACGGGGTCTCCTGGCTGTATGAGGGGATCTTTGACGAAGAAGACCTGCGGATGCGCCTCCACACCGTCGTCATCGGAGAGGCCCCCCTGGACCGGGGGGTGTTGGATTCGATCCACTACGACCGGAAGAAGGACCGGTACGTTCTGTCCTTCTCCTCGGCGACCTCGCCCACCCAGATTTACACGGTCCGGGGGGAGAAGCGCGATCAGGTGGCCCAACACACCCGGGAGCGGCCGCTGGGGCTGGACCCGAAGCTGCTGTCTCCGGGAGAGGATGCTTCCTTCGAATCCTTCGACGGATTGCGCATTTCCGCCCGCCTTTACCTGCCCGCCGAAGAGCTGGGATATGAGGGCCCCCGCCCCCTGATCTACTACATCCACGGAGGCCCCCAAAGCCAGGAGCGGCCGGATTTCACCTGGTTCTCCATGCCGCTGATCCAGTTTCTCACTCTGAAGGGCTTCGCCGTCTTCGTTCCCAACGCGCGGGGAAGCACCGGTTACGGACTGAAATACACCAAGCAGGTGGACCGGGACTGGGGCGGCAGAGATCGCCTTGACCATGTCCACGCCATGAAGGTGCTGTCCCGGGACCCGCGGATCGACACTTCCCGGTCGGGGGTGGTGGGTCGTTCCTACGGCGGTTACATGACCTTGACGCTGGCGTCGCGCCATCCGGAGCTGTGGTCGGCGGCAGTGGACATGTTCGGCCCCTATGATTTGGTCAATTTCATGAGCCGAATCCCGGAGACCTGGAAGCCCTACTTTGCCATCGCCGTCGGCGATCCGGATAAAGACCGGGATTTTCTGGCCGAACGGTCTCCCCGCACCTATATTGAAAACATCGCCTGCCCGCTCCTGGTGATCCAGGGAAAAAACGATCCCCGGGTGGTGGAGGCCGAATCCCGGGATCTGGTGGAACACCTCCGGGAACTGGGCAAGGATGTGGAGTATCTGTTGTTCGAAAACGAAGGGCACGATGTGCTGAAGCTGGAAAACCGGGTCCGCTGCTACAACGCCATCACAGACTTTTTCGTGAAGCATCTGAAGCCGTGATTTCCTTTTTGTCCAAGGCAGCCGGCACGTTCGATTCGCCGCCCTGCCGCGCGTCCTCGGCGGGTACCGCGATCGATCACCCTCCCGCAGGGAGTAAGGCCAGGTACTGCATTCCGAGTCGGGATGGGGAGGGCGATTTGTGGGAAGGAAGGATCGGCGCGTTTTTCCGCGACTTTTCCCGAAATGCGGGGTATTGTCGTTGTCATCCGCGATTTTGCCGAAAGGAGCCGGACACTTGTTCAAGTCAGTGACATTGTTCATCCTCGCAGGGTTGGCCGAAATCGGCGGAGGATAGCTGATCCGGTTGTGGCTCAGGGACGGACGGCCGGCGTGTACGGGTTGCCGGGGGGAATCCTTCTGTCGATGTACGGCGCGATCGCCGCCTTTCAATTCTTTCCTTCCTTTGGCAGAGTGTACGCAGCCTGCGGCGGCGCGTTCATCCGATCTCCCTCCTCCGGGGATGGGGGATCGATCACAAAACCCCCGACCTGGATCGGAGCGGCAATCTGTCTGGTCGGTGTGGCCGTGATCCTATGGGTGCCGAGAAATCGATTCCGGTTTTCGTCCGGCCGACCAAGGCGCGGCCGATCAAAGGGAAGGATTCGATCCCGTCACAGGAGGGATGGTGGAGCGATGGATCCGAAACAGTGTCTTCGGAGCATCCAAAAGGCCGTTTCCGCTTTCCAGATCCGGTCTTTCCGACCGATCTGCGACGGGTGGGACTTTTTTGTGATGGAGGTGAACGGGGAGTGGATGTTCCGATTTCCCCGCCACCCGGAAGGGATTGCCCAATTGAAAAGGGAAGCCGCTTTTCTGGAGAAGGTTTCCCCGCACCTGCCGGGTTCCGTTCCCCGTTATGAAAGGATCTGTTGGGATTCGGATCCCCCCTTCGGGGGGTATCGAAAAGTGGCGGGCCATTCCCTGTCGGATGCCCGTAACATTCCTCCCAATGTTTCCGCCGATCTGGGACACTTCCTTTCGGCCCTTCACTCGCTGCCGCCGGAAGAGGTGTTTCCATCCGATTCCGTGGAGCAGGCGGATTGGGTCGCCCTCTGGCAAAGGCGGGTCCGGCTGTGGGAGGAGCGGGTGCTGAAGGAGTTGGACCCCTTTCTGGAATCCGCGGTGCGGGGCTGGTTCCGACGGTTGCTGGAAATCATGGATTCTTCATCGGTTCGGCTGACGCCCATACACGGGGATCTGAGCGCCGAGCACGTTCTGATTCGAGACGGTCGCCTGTCCGGAGTGATCGATTGGGGAGATGCGTGTTGGGGGGATCCGGCCCTCGATTTTGCCGCCCTGTGCCATGATATGGGGGAGACATTGGCCCGTGAGACAGCCCGGCATTACACCGGCCGACAGGATGCGACCTTCTGGGTCCGGGCGGACCTTTACCGCAAGCTGGCCCCCCTTCACGGCATGCTTCACGCCCTTGAGCATGGAGACCGCCGGATATGGGAGTCGAATATGCGGCGGTTGAGGGAGACCGCCGTGTAGGGGGGCAGGACAGCATACGAGCCGAAGGGGAAAGATGACCGCCTTTCTTCACGGATACAGGAGCTTTCCGCAAAGGGCTTTGCGGCCTCTTTTTTGGAGGGGAGGGGTGAAGATCCTGAAGGGCAAGGATGAAAAGGAGACGGAGTTCCTCGAGGGACTCGGTGACAAAAGGAAGCGCCGCGCTTCATCCCGCGACGCTTCCGCTCCGGTAGTTTCAGTTTTCAACGCTTTAAAGGCGGTAAGCCATCCACACGTTGGGGTCGAGATAAATCCCTTCATCCTTTTCCCGATTGATCGCAACCGGCGTCAGGGCGCCGGGGACCACATATTCCCCGCTTTCCGGAAAGCGCATTC
It contains:
- a CDS encoding PCYCGC motif-containing (lipo)protein, whose protein sequence is MKKALLGLLLFLLLVGCSGQDDLPSQPSDKEAQGPSQESLAALSEEAEKVEVDLPDFVREAHPTAQETYKLAYAHQDVLKYMPCFCGCGDTGHEHNLHCFIQDVKSNGEVVWDRMGYTUGICINIARDAIAMHREGKSLTEIRKIIDEQYGSQGTPTPTPKPPKTSEE
- a CDS encoding ECF transporter S component, translated to MQQRSSWFRFSTPSLVLIPVAVGINYVGKLFASTLKLPLWLDSIGTVLAGMLAGPVVGALSGAINNVIYGLTADPISFVYGLTSIFIGLVAGIMAFKGWIDGWGKALVVGLAVGFTATVVSTPLNVWFWGGQTGNFWGDALFAAVLAQTNSVWLASFLDEVVVDVPDKLLTVLAAYALFRSLPKNIKQLYTGSGELESLD
- a CDS encoding energy-coupling factor transporter transmembrane component T family protein is translated as MKTFSLYVEKDSLIHRIDPINKILYILTAVSVPWILPSMAVSFLWMLISLALLAAARVIRQSFPVFAFVFLVLITVVLIQGWFYPGNRTPLFGAEPFVFYAEGLMNALRIVVRVINIVAAFLLLVLTTKPADLVEELVRRGLSPRLGYVLDSIFQILPQMVKTTRTIMDAQRSRGLETEGNLWVRVKAFLPLIGPVVMSSLIHAKERALALEVRGFHFEGERTWLREKREYPYSRALRAGLLLVLGLAVVWRVLG
- a CDS encoding energy-coupling factor ABC transporter ATP-binding protein yields the protein MKKIIVEHLKYRYPQAENLALDDLSFEVDEGEMVGIIGRNGAGKSTLCQALVGLVPHFYRGAYGGKVTVAGLEVMRSSVSRLSTKVGIVFQNPFTQVTGSKWTVYEEVAFGLENMGVPRKEMIERVDYALHLLGLEDCKDRNPFDLSGGQTQRLAIAGVIALKPEIIVLDEPTSQLDPRGTEEVFRAIHRLSEEGMTVVLVEHKMEKIARYCNRVMLLDEGKLIQFASPASVFSREDLTRYGVAPPVYTRVCRELDAKREGSPHFPVTLEEAREVLKGR
- a CDS encoding energy-coupling factor ABC transporter ATP-binding protein, yielding MTRISVKDLAFSYRPGEEVLKGITLDFDGRSTAIIGQNGSGKTTFVKLLKGLLKPTRGEIHILGRPVSEMTAAALAPYIGLVFQNPNDQIFKSTVLDEVMFGPLNIGVDPKRAKEKALHALQMVGLAERAAENPQDLSLSEKKLVCIASIVAMEPEILILDEPTIAQDHAGTATVRRVIGRLKEQGKLVMTIIHDMDFVAENFERVIILHRGTVLADGDPREIFSRRELLERAGLGVPHITRLGWSLGRTKTYLTEAEFIRSMRGEGAADR
- a CDS encoding alpha/beta hydrolase family protein, with the translated sequence MARIESFLSTRLFLYPRQAGGRLYFLSNLSGRLSLYAMDEGGSVPEPLLPADIALQNPKLIGGEPYAVFPELGKILVMIDKDGDENYQPMLIPVEGGFPEPAFGDVFDGWRVHMRKSDSERNIVYLNAESRSESLHVAWRGRLDTGALEKLGESKWDAWIAGVNADHTKAILLDSYTLGDHVLHLWREGEGFSLLYGKPLEERAEGEEIPPNAIHACHFTAGDRGLLFLTALHEDTYGLGYLDLKDPREVKPVETVGTVHEGRGEMDTLEHLGDDRYLVGFNIDGVSWLYEGIFDEEDLRMRLHTVVIGEAPLDRGVLDSIHYDRKKDRYVLSFSSATSPTQIYTVRGEKRDQVAQHTRERPLGLDPKLLSPGEDASFESFDGLRISARLYLPAEELGYEGPRPLIYYIHGGPQSQERPDFTWFSMPLIQFLTLKGFAVFVPNARGSTGYGLKYTKQVDRDWGGRDRLDHVHAMKVLSRDPRIDTSRSGVVGRSYGGYMTLTLASRHPELWSAAVDMFGPYDLVNFMSRIPETWKPYFAIAVGDPDKDRDFLAERSPRTYIENIACPLLVIQGKNDPRVVEAESRDLVEHLRELGKDVEYLLFENEGHDVLKLENRVRCYNAITDFFVKHLKP
- a CDS encoding phosphotransferase; this encodes MDPKQCLRSIQKAVSAFQIRSFRPICDGWDFFVMEVNGEWMFRFPRHPEGIAQLKREAAFLEKVSPHLPGSVPRYERICWDSDPPFGGYRKVAGHSLSDARNIPPNVSADLGHFLSALHSLPPEEVFPSDSVEQADWVALWQRRVRLWEERVLKELDPFLESAVRGWFRRLLEIMDSSSVRLTPIHGDLSAEHVLIRDGRLSGVIDWGDACWGDPALDFAALCHDMGETLARETARHYTGRQDATFWVRADLYRKLAPLHGMLHALEHGDRRIWESNMRRLRETAV